From Xiphophorus maculatus strain JP 163 A chromosome 12, X_maculatus-5.0-male, whole genome shotgun sequence, the proteins below share one genomic window:
- the LOC106700066 gene encoding nuclear factor 7, brain-like: protein MAERALIERYLSCHVCSETFRNPVSLSCNHSFCSSCLEKFWEQTGNKNCPICKRRSSKDDLAVNFTLKELADSFTERQKSGSSETETGEKQLMVVCSKHQEDPKLFCEDEQRAVCPVCDFSLHQSHKVVPLEQAVRDLKEQLKSDLKSLQDKRNKHKEVEKTYDDVIQHSKKQLLSTERQIRAEFNKLHQFLREEEESRLAALREEEEQKGKTISREMKRIEEQISSLSDSISAVEEELQKDNLSFLSSYKATQRRARGQRSLPDPQLFSGALIDVAKHLGNLSFRVWEKMKGQVKFSPVILDPNTASPWIHLSDDLTRVRHGGKWQQLPDNPERNMKYLNVFSSEGFSSGKHSWEVKVGDHPDWEVGVTKESVDRKGETFASPKYGFWCLWHGDGKYNNGAGKTVTVNKSLQRIRVQLDYDRGEVSFYDSEDKSLIYTHRETFTEKLFAYFYVCPAGNAKTSEIKICEPDFSV from the coding sequence ATGGCAGAGAGAGCTCTGATTGAACGTTACCTGAGCTGCCATGTTTGTTCAGAGACTTTCAGAAATCCTGTGTCTCTGAGCTGCAACCACAGCTTCTGTTCAAGCTGCCTGGAGAAATTCTGGGAACAAACTGGAAACAAGAACTGTCCCATCTGTAAAAGAAGATCTTCTAAGGATGATCTGGCAGTAAATTTCACTCTGAAGGAACTGGCTGATTCTTTTACTGAAAGACAGAAATCTGGATCAtcagagacagaaacaggaGAAAAGCAGCTGATGGTGGTCTGCAGTAAACACCAAGAAGACCCTaaactgttctgtgaagacgAGCAGAGAgctgtgtgtcctgtctgtgaCTTTTCTCTCCACCAGAGTCACAAAGTGGTTCCTCTTGAACAAGCAGTCAGAGATCTGAAGGAGCAGCTGAAATCTGACTTAAAGTCTCTGCAGGACAAAaggaacaaacacaaagaagtggAGAAAACATACGATGATGTGATTCAACACTCCAAGAAGCAGCTGCTGTCCACAGAGAGACAGATCAGAGCAGAGTTCAACAAGCTCCACCAGTtcctgagagaggaagaggagtccAGACTGGCAGCtctgagggaggaagaggagcagaagggGAAGACTATCAGCAGAGAGATGAAGAGGATTGAGGAGCAGATCTCCTCTCTGTCAGACAGTATCTCTGCTGTTGAAGAAGAGCTGCAGAAAGACAACCTGTCGTTCCTCAGCAGTTATAAAGCCACTCAGAGAAgagccagaggtcagaggtcactgcCAGATCCACAGCTGTTCTCAGGAGCTCTGATAGATGTGGCCAAACACCTGGGCAACCTGTCCTTCAGAGTCTGGGAGAAGATGAAGGGCCAGGTGAAGTTCAGTCCCGTCATTCTGGACCCAAACACTGCAAGTCCATGGATCCATCTGTCTGATGATCTGACCAGGGTGAGACATGGAGGCAAATGGCAGCAGCTTCCTGATAATCCAGAGAGAAACATGAAGTACCTCAATGTTTTTAGTTCTGAGGGCTTCAGCTCAGGGAAACACAGCTGGGAGGTAAAGGTGGGAGATCATCCTGACTGGGAGGTTGGTGTGACTAAAGAGTCTGTTGACAGGAAGGGAGAGACATTTGCTTCACCAAAATATGGATTCTGGTGTTTATGGCATGGTGATGGAAAATACAATAATGGTGCTGGTAAAACTGTCACAGTGAATAAAAGTCTCCAGAGGATCAGAGTCCAGCTGGACTATGACAGAGGGGAGGTTTCCTTCTACGACTCTGAAGACAAGAGTCTCATCTACACTCACAGAGAAACTTTCACTGAGAAACTCTTTGCTTATTTCTATGTTTGTCCAGCAGGAAATGCTAAAACATCTGAGATCAAAATCTGTGAAcctgatttttctgtttaa